One part of the Vicia villosa cultivar HV-30 ecotype Madison, WI linkage group LG6, Vvil1.0, whole genome shotgun sequence genome encodes these proteins:
- the LOC131609733 gene encoding rhodanese-like domain-containing protein 4A, chloroplastic isoform X1, with protein MDSLSLLLSYPKLSTPKPPNSLFSASFPQPHISPPNKKPQIPFLKPHSPISLQNPLTKSCFSLATINLFTPLQSLAAEPPLLESDAGRINIESILISIDDFFNRYPFFVAACSFVYLVGIPLAEEYFRKYKFVSAIDAFRKLRDEPDSQLLDIRDRKNVKFLPSPNLMMLKKEVVQVEFKEGNEDGFVKKVLERFQDAENTVVFILDSFDGNSLKVAELLFKNGFKEAYAIKGGVRGQQGWMAIQDTLLPPPVHMNRRKKKTKVPQELSTNGNGSIQQNDSSNESVLSSDIPAVGNQETENGHVKRSVESNPKMKLGSVVSYSPYPNYPDLKPPSSPTPSKPQ; from the exons ATGGACTCCCTTTCTCTTCTCCTCTCTTATCCAAAACTCTCCACCCCAAAGCCCCCTAATTCACTCTTCTCTGCATCTTTCCCCCAACCTCACATTTCACCTCCCAACAAAAAACCCCAAATTCCATTCCTCAAACCCCATTCTCCAATCTCCCTCCAAAACCCCCTCACAAAATCATGCTTTTCCCTCGCTACAATCAACCTCTTCACTCCCCTCCAATCCCTCGCCGCTGAACCCCCTTTACTCGAATCAGACGCAGGCAGAATCAACATAGAATCAATTCTCATCTCCATCGATGATTTCTTCAACCGATATCCATTTTTCGTTGCTGCATGCAGCTTCGTTTACCTCGTTGGTATCCCTTTAGCAGAAGAGTATTTCAGAAAGTATAAATTTGTATCAGCTATTGACGCTTTCAGGAAGCTCCGGGATGAACCTGACTCACAGCTGTTGGATATAAGAGACAGGAAGAATGTGAAGTTTCTTCCGTCTCCTAATTTGATGATGTTGAAGAAGGAAGTGGTGCAGGTTGAATTTAAGGAGGGGAATGAAGATGGGTTTGTGAAGAAAGTTTTGGAGAGGTTCCAGGATGCTGAGAATACTGTTGTGTTTATTTTGGACAG TTTCGACGGTAATTCCTTGAAAGTTGCTGAATTGTTGTTCAAGAATGGTTTCAAAGAGGCCTATGCGATCAAAGGTGGAGTTAGAGGCCAGCAAGGGTGGATG gCTATACAGGATACTCTTTTGCCTCCTCCCGTGCATATGAATCGAAGGAAAAAGAAGACTAAAGTGCCACAAGAGCTCAGTACAAATGGAAATGGGTCCATTCAGCAAAATGATAGTAGTAATGAAAGTGTGTTATCCTCGGATATCCCTGCAGTTGGAAACCAAGAGACGGAAAATGGTCATGTGAAAAGGTCTGTTGAGTCCAATCCGAAAATGAAACTCGGATCGGTAGTTTCCTATTCTCCGTATCCTAAT TACCCAGATTTGAAGCCGCCATCATCTCCAACTCCATCAAAGCCACAATGA
- the LOC131609733 gene encoding rhodanese-like domain-containing protein 4A, chloroplastic isoform X2, which yields MDSLSLLLSYPKLSTPKPPNSLFSASFPQPHISPPNKKPQIPFLKPHSPISLQNPLTKSCFSLATINLFTPLQSLAAEPPLLESDAGRINIESILISIDDFFNRYPFFVAACSFVYLVGIPLAEEYFRKYKFVSAIDAFRKLRDEPDSQLLDIRDRKNVKFLPSPNLMMLKKEVVQVEFKEGNEDGFVKKVLERFQDAENTVVFILDSFDGNSLKVAELLFKNGFKEAYAIKGGVRGQQGWMAIQDTLLPPPVHMNRRKKKTKVPQELSTNGNGSIQQNDSSNESVLSSDIPAVGNQETENGHVKSTQI from the exons ATGGACTCCCTTTCTCTTCTCCTCTCTTATCCAAAACTCTCCACCCCAAAGCCCCCTAATTCACTCTTCTCTGCATCTTTCCCCCAACCTCACATTTCACCTCCCAACAAAAAACCCCAAATTCCATTCCTCAAACCCCATTCTCCAATCTCCCTCCAAAACCCCCTCACAAAATCATGCTTTTCCCTCGCTACAATCAACCTCTTCACTCCCCTCCAATCCCTCGCCGCTGAACCCCCTTTACTCGAATCAGACGCAGGCAGAATCAACATAGAATCAATTCTCATCTCCATCGATGATTTCTTCAACCGATATCCATTTTTCGTTGCTGCATGCAGCTTCGTTTACCTCGTTGGTATCCCTTTAGCAGAAGAGTATTTCAGAAAGTATAAATTTGTATCAGCTATTGACGCTTTCAGGAAGCTCCGGGATGAACCTGACTCACAGCTGTTGGATATAAGAGACAGGAAGAATGTGAAGTTTCTTCCGTCTCCTAATTTGATGATGTTGAAGAAGGAAGTGGTGCAGGTTGAATTTAAGGAGGGGAATGAAGATGGGTTTGTGAAGAAAGTTTTGGAGAGGTTCCAGGATGCTGAGAATACTGTTGTGTTTATTTTGGACAG TTTCGACGGTAATTCCTTGAAAGTTGCTGAATTGTTGTTCAAGAATGGTTTCAAAGAGGCCTATGCGATCAAAGGTGGAGTTAGAGGCCAGCAAGGGTGGATG gCTATACAGGATACTCTTTTGCCTCCTCCCGTGCATATGAATCGAAGGAAAAAGAAGACTAAAGTGCCACAAGAGCTCAGTACAAATGGAAATGGGTCCATTCAGCAAAATGATAGTAGTAATGAAAGTGTGTTATCCTCGGATATCCCTGCAGTTGGAAACCAAGAGACGGAAAATGGTCATGTGAAAAG TACCCAGATTTGA